A genomic window from Microvirga sp. TS319 includes:
- the rsmA gene encoding 16S rRNA (adenine(1518)-N(6)/adenine(1519)-N(6))-dimethyltransferase RsmA: MSQIDTLPPLREVVRTHGLMAKKSLGQNFLFDLNLTSRIARSAGPLEDATVIEVGPGPGGLTRAILAAGAKKVIAIERDSRCLPALAEIADHYPGRLEVIEADALEFDPRPMVGEGLVRIISNLPYNVGTALLTGWLTGEAWPPWWASLTLMFQREVAERIVATPDDPKDYGRLGVLCGWRTDARILFDVPPSAFVPPPKITSSIVHLTPRPSPRLCRIGALETVTRAAFGQRRKMLRQSLKAIAPDPSALIATAGLEETARAENVPVEGYVALANAFDATHGRS, from the coding sequence ATGAGCCAGATCGACACCCTTCCTCCCCTGCGCGAGGTCGTCCGGACCCACGGGCTCATGGCCAAGAAGTCGCTCGGCCAGAACTTCCTGTTCGATCTCAATCTGACGAGCCGCATCGCCCGGTCCGCCGGGCCTCTGGAGGATGCGACGGTGATCGAGGTCGGCCCCGGTCCGGGCGGGCTCACCCGCGCCATCCTGGCCGCCGGAGCCAAGAAGGTCATCGCGATCGAGCGGGACAGCCGCTGCCTGCCCGCCTTGGCCGAGATCGCCGATCATTACCCGGGGCGTCTGGAGGTCATCGAAGCCGACGCGCTCGAATTCGACCCCCGGCCGATGGTTGGCGAAGGGCTCGTGCGCATCATCTCCAACCTGCCCTACAACGTCGGCACGGCGCTTCTCACCGGCTGGCTGACCGGAGAGGCATGGCCGCCCTGGTGGGCCTCCCTGACGCTCATGTTCCAGCGCGAGGTCGCCGAGCGGATCGTCGCCACACCGGATGATCCTAAGGATTACGGACGTCTCGGCGTGCTCTGCGGCTGGCGGACCGATGCACGCATCCTCTTCGACGTACCGCCCTCGGCCTTCGTGCCGCCGCCGAAGATCACCTCGAGCATCGTGCACCTCACGCCGAGACCCTCGCCCCGCCTGTGCCGCATCGGTGCCCTGGAGACGGTCACGCGTGCGGCTTTCGGACAGCGGCGGAAGATGCTGCGCCAGAGCCTGAAGGCGATCGCTCCCGATCCGTCCGCACTGATTGCCACCGCCGGTCTCGAAGAGACGGCTCGTGCCGAGAACGTGCCCGTGGAAGGTTATGTAGCCCTGGCCAATGCCTTCGACGCCACGCACGGCAGGAGCTAG
- the gmk gene encoding guanylate kinase, with product MSQDSKPLVGRRGLILILSSPSGAGKTTLTRSLVEDRAGALSISVTTRPKRPSEIEGKHYYFIGVDEFQAMRERDELLEWAEVHGNFYGTPRKLVEKTLAAGQDMIFDIDYQGTRQVRQKLPDDVVTVFVLPPSFRELKARLERRAEDAPDVIAKRLANARIEMERWVEYDYVIVNEDLGDSFEKLKAIQTAERLKRDRLVGLQEFVEGLLAEKID from the coding sequence GTGAGCCAAGATTCGAAGCCCCTGGTCGGACGTCGCGGCCTCATCCTGATCCTGTCCTCGCCGTCGGGCGCCGGAAAGACCACGCTCACCCGCAGCCTCGTGGAGGATCGCGCGGGCGCGCTTTCCATCTCCGTCACCACGCGCCCCAAGCGGCCGTCGGAGATCGAGGGAAAGCACTATTACTTCATCGGCGTGGACGAGTTCCAGGCGATGCGCGAGCGCGACGAACTGCTGGAATGGGCCGAGGTGCACGGGAATTTCTACGGCACGCCGCGCAAGCTCGTCGAGAAGACCCTCGCGGCCGGCCAGGACATGATCTTCGACATCGATTACCAGGGCACCCGTCAGGTCCGGCAGAAGCTGCCGGACGATGTGGTGACCGTCTTCGTCCTTCCCCCGAGCTTCAGGGAGCTGAAGGCTCGCCTGGAACGCCGGGCGGAGGATGCCCCCGACGTGATCGCCAAGCGCCTCGCCAATGCCCGGATCGAGATGGAGCGCTGGGTCGAATACGATTACGTGATCGTCAACGAGGATCTGGGCGACTCTTTCGAGAAGCTCAAGGCCATCCAGACGGCGGAGCGCCTCAAGCGGGACCGGCTCGTGGGACTTCAGGAGTTCGTCGAGGGCCTGCTGGCCGAGAAGATCGATTAA